A DNA window from Chiroxiphia lanceolata isolate bChiLan1 chromosome 6, bChiLan1.pri, whole genome shotgun sequence contains the following coding sequences:
- the SCT gene encoding secretin isoform X4 codes for MVSMMTTLWQVIIPMIVLSHFSASLPSRESPPRTERHADGLFHSELSKMNGNAYVRQLVKHLVGLRERSQRHSDGLFTSEYSKMRGNAQVQKFIQNLMGRKRSSPGPVNTDVQEREEENSPVELCFLWLYQSFLNTSLSDRDAWEAAATTSRYVCPISKPLVADMKEDTDGSA; via the exons ATGGTTTCCATGATGACAACTCTGTGGCAAGTCATTATTCCCATGATTGTCCTGTCCCACTTCTCAGCATCTCTGCCATCCCGGGAGAG tCCCCCCAGGACGGAGCGACATGCTGACGGGCTCTTCCACAGCGAGCTCAGCAAGATGAACGGCAACGCCTATGTGAGGCAGCTGGTCAAACACCTGGTGGGCCTCAGGGAGAG GTCCCAGCGGCACTCGGATGGGCTGTTCACCAGCGAGTACAGCAAGATGAGAGGGAACGCCCAGGTGCAGAAATTCATCCAAAACCTCATGGGCCGCAAGCGCAG ctctcctggcccGGTCAACACAGATgtgcaggagagagaggaagagaacagCCCTGTAGAACTTTGCTTTCTCTGGTTGTACCAGAGCTTTCTGAACACCAG cctctcagACAGAGAtgcctgggaagctgctgccaccaccagcCGGTACGTTTGCCCCATCTCTAAGCCTCTGGTTGCAGACATGAAGGAAGATACAGATGGTTCTGCCTGA
- the BUB1B gene encoding mitotic checkpoint serine/threonine-protein kinase BUB1 beta isoform X1 produces the protein MSQECGDEWELSKENVQPLRQGRVMSSLQEALAQQDSSSHTAVQLKKQEFESEIRFYSGDDPLDVWDRYIKWTEQTFPQGGKDGNLAAVLERAVKALNEQQQYYKDPRYLNLWLKFGNCCHEPLDLYSYLRSQEIGTTLALLYITWAEALEARGNFRKADLIFQEGLQRKAEPLDKLQSHHRQFQARVSRQALLALEESPDGKDTGLLEIAEPQRSSLADLKGRGKKKVRAPISRVGDAVKATNPNRSLQPQTSLQLSNTPGFAVFDENSASVDEIPTLTAQSWAAPPAPRAKENELSAGPWNSGRRPRSASNPGVAVPGPLPSFTPYVDESAQPQMMTPCKIEPSINRVLSARKPEKEDPLQRVQHHQQDPQEQREMVMYCKDKVYAGVDEFSLEEIRAEIYRKKAKKKTEEEMQAIAQKKEEIQRQIEELEKKLKEDDKQQQPREQAAEIREALAPLGPQGFTSSSATEVGEKQLQRQSEFHVCEDTQLHKPSCPEEVIPTPDVSPDTHSGNVLLDPEEEQRDEASLPKEDVGLLPPLAPAPFFSIFDESSTLTNQNISCSADHTQTSARRPLAVRKPLASLAAKENVSPEACDELNGIEPLTEDAIVTGSYKNKPLCANPEDTCDFNRAAHLASTPFHGLGAQRVPAPAFSQSGLKEDSPESKSAPLEQETLVCEGAYREALCVNKLSPIMETSLEDTRSSGSSVSGGSLSSVTQTSAIKYLRIPEKLELAQSLPAETGPDAGGVCGNAPAERCSTECLSASKTWDDVAQFLWSAEQRKNLLDPVPESLAASPDFYLEPGALPGMEVEKDIELGHETYCIKWEYWSTEEYKMFFAVPANLFQLDAKGFAIKVYSQPVPWDFYITLELQRRLKADFDQSFSESCSCHLYRDGCAVVHGDINRFTLGDVIRGRKSITEEVIFLVVYNLLGVVEKLHKAEIVHGDLRPEVFFLGDRICDAFANEDMASALKVVDFSHSLDLRLQSRVSLCNSFPISQTPHGQQLLAASSLPYQVDLVGIADIVHLMLFGDHIQVYQENSIWKISQNLPKTVDSDFWSKLFGRILNADGKSTVPLLRELREEIGDMFDSCFQERLCESLAALGVTFLL, from the exons ATGTCCCAGGAGTGCGGCGATGAGTGGGAGCTGAGCAAGGAGAACGTGCAGCCCCTCAGGCAGGGGCGGGTGATGTCCAGCTTGCAGGAGGCGCTGGCTCAGCAGGACTCCTCCAGCCACACCGCTGTGCAGCTCAAAAAACA AGAATTTGAATCAGAAATCCGATTTTACTCAGGAGATGACCCTCTGGATGTGTGGGACCG GTACATCAAGTGGACAGAGCAGACCTTCCCCCAGGGTGGGAAAGATGGAAATCTTGCAGCAGTTTTGGAAAGGGCAGTGAAAGCCCTCAATGAGCAGCAGCAATACTACAAAGATCCTCGCTATCTTAATCTCTGGCTCAAGTTT GGCAATTGCTGTCACGAGCCCTTGGATCTGTACAGTTACCTGCGCAGCCAGGAGATTGGCACCACGCTGGCACTGCTCTACATCACCTGGGCAGAGGCACTGGAGGCCAGAGGGAACTTCAGGAAAGCAGATCTGATATTCCAGGAAGGGCTTCAGCGCAAGGCTGAGCCTTTGGACAAACTCCAGTCCCATCACAG GCAGTTTCAGGCCCGCGTTTCTCggcaggcactgctggcacttGAGGAAAGTCCAGATGGAAAAGATACAGGTCTGCTGGAAATTGCAGAGCCTCAGAGAAGCTCACTGGCAGATCTCaaaggcagggggaagaaaaaagtgagagCACCCATTAGTCGTGTGGGAGATGCAGTTAAAG CCACGAACCCAAACAGAAGCCTCCAGCCTCAAACTTCTCTGCAGCTTTCAAATACTCCgggttttgctgtgtttgatgAAAATTCAGCCTCTGTAGACGAGATTCCCACACTTACAGCACAGTCAtgggcagcacctccagctcccagggccAAGGAGAATGAACTCAGTGCAGGACCTTGGAACTCTGGCAGG CGTCCTCGCAGCGCCTCCAATCCTGGCGTGGCAGTGCCCGGCCCCCTGCCCAGCTTCACCCCCTACGTGGACGAGTCAGCTCAGCCTCAGATGAT GACTCCGTGCAAAATCGAGCCCAGCATAAACCGCGTGCTGAGTGCTCGCAAACCTGAGAAGGAGGACCCGCTGCAGAGAGTGCAGCACCATCAGCAGGACcctcaggagcagagggagatggTGATGTACTGCAAGGACAAGGTTTATGCTGGAGTCGATGAATTCTCTTTGGAAGAGATTCGAGCTGAAATCTACAGGAAGAAAGcgaaaaagaaaactgaag AGGAAATGCAAGCCATAGcacagaagaaggaagaaatacaaaggCAAattgaggagctggagaagaaattGAAAGAAGATGACAAGCAGCAACAACCACGTGAACAG GCAGCAGAGATAAGGGAAGCTTTGGCACCTTTGGGCCCGCAAGGATTTACTTCTTCCAGTGCAACAGAAGTTGGGGAGAAGCAGCTTCAGCGGCAAAG TGAGTTCCATGTCTGTGAAGATACTCAACTACATAAACCATCTTGTCCTGAGG AGGTTATCCCGACTCCTGATGTATCCCCAGACACCCACAGTGGAAATGTGCTTTTAGACCCTGAGGAGGAACAGAGAGATGAGGCCAGCCTTCCAAAAGAAG ATGTAGGTCTGCTTCCCCCACTGGCTCCTGCTCCGTTTTTCTCTATATTTGATGAATCCTCTACTTTAACAAATCAGAATATAAG TTGTTCTGCAGATCATACCCAGACAAGTGCCCGTCGCCCTCTCGCTGTTCGTAAACCTTTGGCCTCTctggcagcaaaggaaaacGTCTCCCCAGAAGCCTGT GATGAGCTGAATGGAATCGAACCTTTGACTGAGGATGCAATTGTGACAGGCTCCTACAAGAACAAACCCCTTTGTGCCAACCCAGAAGACACATGTGACTTCAACAGGGCTGCCCACCTGGCCTCGACGCCCTTTCACGGGCTGGGGGCTCAGAGagtcccagctcctgctttctCCCAGAGTGGCCTGAAGGAGGATAGTCCAGAATCCAAGAGTGCACCTCTGGAGCAGGAGACGCTGGTGTGTGAGGGAGCGTACAGGGAAGCTCTGTGTGTAAATAAACTGAG CCCAATCATGGAAACAAGCCTGGAAGACACTCGCTCGTCAGGTTCTTCAGTCTCAGGAGGTTCTCTGTCCTCTGTTACACAAACATCCGCTATTAAATACCTGCGTATCCCTGAGAAACTGGAGCTGGCTCAGAGCCTGCCTGCTGAAACAGGTCCTGATGCTGGAGGTGTCTGTGGAAATGCTCCTG cagagaggtGCAGCACAGAATGCTTGTCAGCATCCAAAACAT GGGATGATGTGGCTCAGTTCCTGTGGAGTGCTGAGCAGCGTAAAAACCTCTTGGATCCTGTGCCAGAATCACTGGCTGCTTCTCCAGATTTTTACTTGGAgcctggagctctgcctggcaTGGAGGTTGAGAAGGACATTGAGCTGG GGCATGAGACTTACTGCATCAAATGGGAATACTGGAGCACTGAGGAATACAAAATGTTTTTCGCCGTTCCAGCTAACCTTTTCCAGCTGGATGCAAAGGGATTTGCAATAAAG GTGTATTCTCAGCCTGTGCCTTGGGATTTTTATATCACCCTTGAGTTACAGAGGCGGCTGAAGGCTGACTTTGACCAGAGCTTCagtgagagctgcagctgccacctGTACCGGGATGGCTGTGCCGTGGTGCACGGGGACATCAACCGCTTCACGCTCGGG GATGTTATCCGTGGCCGCAAGTCCATCACGGAGGAAGTCATCTTCCTGGTTGTTTATAATCTTCTGGGTGTGGTAGAGAAGCTGCACAAGGCTGAGATTGTCCATGGAGATCTGAGGCCAGAGGTGTTCTTCCTGGGAGACAG GATCTGTGATGCCTTTGCTAACGAGGACATGGCAAGTGCTCTGAAGGTGGTGGATTTCTCTCACAGTCTGGATTTGAGGTTGCAGTCTCGAGTGAGCTTGTGCAACAGCTTTCCCATATCTCAGACCCCTCATGGGCAGCAGCTTCTGGCAGCAAGTTCTCTTCCTTATCAG GTAGACTTGGTTGGCATTGCAGATATAGTCCATTTGATGCTGTTTGGGGATCATATCCAGGTCTATCAGGAGAATTCCATCTGGAAAATCAGCCAAAACTTACCAAA
- the SCT gene encoding secretin isoform X3 produces MRGAGQWSIGSEPQVTRVGGRQVCYKFQIQLLCGPWGKISGEDMVSMMTTLWQVIIPMIVLSHFSASLPSRESPPRTERHADGLFHSELSKMNGNAYVRQLVKHLVGLRERSQRHSDGLFTSEYSKMRGNAQVQKFIQNLMGRKRSSPGPVNTDVQEREEENSPVELCFLWLYQSFLNTSLSDRDAWEAAATTSRYVCPISKPLVADMKEDTDGSA; encoded by the exons ATGAGAGGAGCGGGCCAGTGGAGCATCGGCAGCGAGCCACAAGTGACCAGGGTTG GAGGAAGGCAGGTGTGTTATAAATTCCAGATACAGCTCCTGTGTGGTCCTTGGGGAAAG ATTTCAGGAGAGGACATGGTTTCCATGATGACAACTCTGTGGCAAGTCATTATTCCCATGATTGTCCTGTCCCACTTCTCAGCATCTCTGCCATCCCGGGAGAG tCCCCCCAGGACGGAGCGACATGCTGACGGGCTCTTCCACAGCGAGCTCAGCAAGATGAACGGCAACGCCTATGTGAGGCAGCTGGTCAAACACCTGGTGGGCCTCAGGGAGAG GTCCCAGCGGCACTCGGATGGGCTGTTCACCAGCGAGTACAGCAAGATGAGAGGGAACGCCCAGGTGCAGAAATTCATCCAAAACCTCATGGGCCGCAAGCGCAG ctctcctggcccGGTCAACACAGATgtgcaggagagagaggaagagaacagCCCTGTAGAACTTTGCTTTCTCTGGTTGTACCAGAGCTTTCTGAACACCAG cctctcagACAGAGAtgcctgggaagctgctgccaccaccagcCGGTACGTTTGCCCCATCTCTAAGCCTCTGGTTGCAGACATGAAGGAAGATACAGATGGTTCTGCCTGA
- the BUB1B gene encoding mitotic checkpoint serine/threonine-protein kinase BUB1 beta isoform X2, protein MSQECGDEWELSKENVQPLRQGRVMSSLQEALAQQDSSSHTAVQLKKQEFESEIRFYSGDDPLDVWDRYIKWTEQTFPQGGKDGNLAAVLERAVKALNEQQQYYKDPRYLNLWLKFGNCCHEPLDLYSYLRSQEIGTTLALLYITWAEALEARGNFRKADLIFQEGLQRKAEPLDKLQSHHRQFQARVSRQALLALEESPDGKDTGLLEIAEPQRSSLADLKGRGKKKVRAPISRVGDAVKATNPNRSLQPQTSLQLSNTPGFAVFDENSASVDEIPTLTAQSWAAPPAPRAKENELSAGPWNSGRRPRSASNPGVAVPGPLPSFTPYVDESAQPQMMTPCKIEPSINRVLSARKPEKEDPLQRVQHHQQDPQEQREMVMYCKDKVYAGVDEFSLEEIRAEIYRKKAKKKTEEEMQAIAQKKEEIQRQIEELEKKLKEDDKQQQPREQAAEIREALAPLGPQGFTSSSATEVGEKQLQRQSEFHVCEDTQLHKPSCPEEVIPTPDVSPDTHSGNVLLDPEEEQRDEASLPKEDVGLLPPLAPAPFFSIFDESSTLTNQNISCSADHTQTSARRPLAVRKPLASLAAKENVSPEACDELNGIEPLTEDAIVTGSYKNKPLCANPEDTCDFNRAAHLASTPFHGLGAQRVPAPAFSQSGLKEDSPESKSAPLEQETLVCEGAYREALCVNKLSPIMETSLEDTRSSGSSVSGGSLSSVTQTSAIKYLRIPEKLELAQSLPAETGPDAGGVCGNAPGDDVAQFLWSAEQRKNLLDPVPESLAASPDFYLEPGALPGMEVEKDIELGHETYCIKWEYWSTEEYKMFFAVPANLFQLDAKGFAIKVYSQPVPWDFYITLELQRRLKADFDQSFSESCSCHLYRDGCAVVHGDINRFTLGDVIRGRKSITEEVIFLVVYNLLGVVEKLHKAEIVHGDLRPEVFFLGDRICDAFANEDMASALKVVDFSHSLDLRLQSRVSLCNSFPISQTPHGQQLLAASSLPYQVDLVGIADIVHLMLFGDHIQVYQENSIWKISQNLPKTVDSDFWSKLFGRILNADGKSTVPLLRELREEIGDMFDSCFQERLCESLAALGVTFLL, encoded by the exons ATGTCCCAGGAGTGCGGCGATGAGTGGGAGCTGAGCAAGGAGAACGTGCAGCCCCTCAGGCAGGGGCGGGTGATGTCCAGCTTGCAGGAGGCGCTGGCTCAGCAGGACTCCTCCAGCCACACCGCTGTGCAGCTCAAAAAACA AGAATTTGAATCAGAAATCCGATTTTACTCAGGAGATGACCCTCTGGATGTGTGGGACCG GTACATCAAGTGGACAGAGCAGACCTTCCCCCAGGGTGGGAAAGATGGAAATCTTGCAGCAGTTTTGGAAAGGGCAGTGAAAGCCCTCAATGAGCAGCAGCAATACTACAAAGATCCTCGCTATCTTAATCTCTGGCTCAAGTTT GGCAATTGCTGTCACGAGCCCTTGGATCTGTACAGTTACCTGCGCAGCCAGGAGATTGGCACCACGCTGGCACTGCTCTACATCACCTGGGCAGAGGCACTGGAGGCCAGAGGGAACTTCAGGAAAGCAGATCTGATATTCCAGGAAGGGCTTCAGCGCAAGGCTGAGCCTTTGGACAAACTCCAGTCCCATCACAG GCAGTTTCAGGCCCGCGTTTCTCggcaggcactgctggcacttGAGGAAAGTCCAGATGGAAAAGATACAGGTCTGCTGGAAATTGCAGAGCCTCAGAGAAGCTCACTGGCAGATCTCaaaggcagggggaagaaaaaagtgagagCACCCATTAGTCGTGTGGGAGATGCAGTTAAAG CCACGAACCCAAACAGAAGCCTCCAGCCTCAAACTTCTCTGCAGCTTTCAAATACTCCgggttttgctgtgtttgatgAAAATTCAGCCTCTGTAGACGAGATTCCCACACTTACAGCACAGTCAtgggcagcacctccagctcccagggccAAGGAGAATGAACTCAGTGCAGGACCTTGGAACTCTGGCAGG CGTCCTCGCAGCGCCTCCAATCCTGGCGTGGCAGTGCCCGGCCCCCTGCCCAGCTTCACCCCCTACGTGGACGAGTCAGCTCAGCCTCAGATGAT GACTCCGTGCAAAATCGAGCCCAGCATAAACCGCGTGCTGAGTGCTCGCAAACCTGAGAAGGAGGACCCGCTGCAGAGAGTGCAGCACCATCAGCAGGACcctcaggagcagagggagatggTGATGTACTGCAAGGACAAGGTTTATGCTGGAGTCGATGAATTCTCTTTGGAAGAGATTCGAGCTGAAATCTACAGGAAGAAAGcgaaaaagaaaactgaag AGGAAATGCAAGCCATAGcacagaagaaggaagaaatacaaaggCAAattgaggagctggagaagaaattGAAAGAAGATGACAAGCAGCAACAACCACGTGAACAG GCAGCAGAGATAAGGGAAGCTTTGGCACCTTTGGGCCCGCAAGGATTTACTTCTTCCAGTGCAACAGAAGTTGGGGAGAAGCAGCTTCAGCGGCAAAG TGAGTTCCATGTCTGTGAAGATACTCAACTACATAAACCATCTTGTCCTGAGG AGGTTATCCCGACTCCTGATGTATCCCCAGACACCCACAGTGGAAATGTGCTTTTAGACCCTGAGGAGGAACAGAGAGATGAGGCCAGCCTTCCAAAAGAAG ATGTAGGTCTGCTTCCCCCACTGGCTCCTGCTCCGTTTTTCTCTATATTTGATGAATCCTCTACTTTAACAAATCAGAATATAAG TTGTTCTGCAGATCATACCCAGACAAGTGCCCGTCGCCCTCTCGCTGTTCGTAAACCTTTGGCCTCTctggcagcaaaggaaaacGTCTCCCCAGAAGCCTGT GATGAGCTGAATGGAATCGAACCTTTGACTGAGGATGCAATTGTGACAGGCTCCTACAAGAACAAACCCCTTTGTGCCAACCCAGAAGACACATGTGACTTCAACAGGGCTGCCCACCTGGCCTCGACGCCCTTTCACGGGCTGGGGGCTCAGAGagtcccagctcctgctttctCCCAGAGTGGCCTGAAGGAGGATAGTCCAGAATCCAAGAGTGCACCTCTGGAGCAGGAGACGCTGGTGTGTGAGGGAGCGTACAGGGAAGCTCTGTGTGTAAATAAACTGAG CCCAATCATGGAAACAAGCCTGGAAGACACTCGCTCGTCAGGTTCTTCAGTCTCAGGAGGTTCTCTGTCCTCTGTTACACAAACATCCGCTATTAAATACCTGCGTATCCCTGAGAAACTGGAGCTGGCTCAGAGCCTGCCTGCTGAAACAGGTCCTGATGCTGGAGGTGTCTGTGGAAATGCTCCTG GGGATGATGTGGCTCAGTTCCTGTGGAGTGCTGAGCAGCGTAAAAACCTCTTGGATCCTGTGCCAGAATCACTGGCTGCTTCTCCAGATTTTTACTTGGAgcctggagctctgcctggcaTGGAGGTTGAGAAGGACATTGAGCTGG GGCATGAGACTTACTGCATCAAATGGGAATACTGGAGCACTGAGGAATACAAAATGTTTTTCGCCGTTCCAGCTAACCTTTTCCAGCTGGATGCAAAGGGATTTGCAATAAAG GTGTATTCTCAGCCTGTGCCTTGGGATTTTTATATCACCCTTGAGTTACAGAGGCGGCTGAAGGCTGACTTTGACCAGAGCTTCagtgagagctgcagctgccacctGTACCGGGATGGCTGTGCCGTGGTGCACGGGGACATCAACCGCTTCACGCTCGGG GATGTTATCCGTGGCCGCAAGTCCATCACGGAGGAAGTCATCTTCCTGGTTGTTTATAATCTTCTGGGTGTGGTAGAGAAGCTGCACAAGGCTGAGATTGTCCATGGAGATCTGAGGCCAGAGGTGTTCTTCCTGGGAGACAG GATCTGTGATGCCTTTGCTAACGAGGACATGGCAAGTGCTCTGAAGGTGGTGGATTTCTCTCACAGTCTGGATTTGAGGTTGCAGTCTCGAGTGAGCTTGTGCAACAGCTTTCCCATATCTCAGACCCCTCATGGGCAGCAGCTTCTGGCAGCAAGTTCTCTTCCTTATCAG GTAGACTTGGTTGGCATTGCAGATATAGTCCATTTGATGCTGTTTGGGGATCATATCCAGGTCTATCAGGAGAATTCCATCTGGAAAATCAGCCAAAACTTACCAAA
- the CDHR5 gene encoding cadherin-related family member 5: MAVSRWLLTPVLVLLPLMTWVSAQQQGCSVSNSNPKVPENNPVNYEVTTIHVETGFTVSIDPRFPDGSFFTIQGDKLLLTKVVDYEEDPLLVVYLNCEDSTGQSDSLEIIVTILNENDNDPQFQQPNLTRSVREDTEVNATIVAREDLTATDADLDIIYYELTATVQGTDGYFAIKGVNNPEIYLQKALDYDKFQSTRLLLYARDRPVGSTDVTRTATATITLLITQADTRAPWFLPCALLYNDTSVCISSPYSGIVNISELAVEPLTLRPGPIYAVDPDYTINEKIVYSIVGGNTDEVFSVDADTGNLTMNKIVTSPDSFLLQVMATQANNVRKNSVATVEIKVINKSLYPPHFERELYSGTVVVGLAPRSFVFQAGDPSTPLTITAADEDFPDKFNPNIEYYIKNSTDFIATRDGLILTNVVLQSPGTVSIEAVGRDVLSLQEASTVIEVEVLPATDETSSDKMYSAQDMAILGGTLAALLLIVLIFLGVLVWKSSKWYGKPVKHLLKKKLSKEVSGGHHNEYYQEYEYPDVSTTQDKTPENGSVRSETGVLEQPAPPLPSRNAGETESLSRASTASSTISNQGEKEEEVEEETRQEKEVKSILKTDRHVGDDGYKAVWFKTDVDPEAGERVEVIENNAAADDDDDDSDQDLRKNEEEEEDSHLDDQHRGLGLSFASESSSLPAAEETVNVSYMDAVTGEESEL, translated from the exons ATGGCTGTTTCTCGCTGGCTCCTCACACCTGTGCTTGTCCTGCTGCCTCTCATGACATGGgtttcagcacagcagcaag GGTGTTCTGTCAGTAACAGCAATCCGAAAGTTCCTGAAAACAACCCTGTTAACTACGAGGTGACCACCATCCATGTGGAGACAGGCTTCACCGTCAGCATCGACCCCCGGTTCCCCGACGGCAGCTTCTTCACCATCCAGGGGGATAAGCTGCTGCTCACAAAGGTGGTGGACTATGAG GAAGACCCCCTGCTGGTGGTGTACCTGAACTGTGAGGACTCTACTGGCCAG AGCGATTCTTTGGAAATCATTGTCACCATTCTCAACGAGAACGACAACGATCCGCAGTTTCAGCAGCCGAATCTCACCAGGTCTGTCCGAGAG GATACAGAAGTGAATGCAACCATTGTAGCCCGTGAAGATTTAACCGCTACTGATGCTGACCTGGACATCATCTACTATGAACTCACAGCCACAGTGCAG GGCACAGACGGTTATTTTGCCATAAAAGGAGTTAATAACCCtgaaatttatttacaaaaagcACTGGACTATGATAAATTTCAATCAACAAGGTTGCTGTTGTATGCAAGG GACAGGCCCGTGGGCAGCACCGACGTCACCAGAACAGCTACTGCAACGATAACCCTCCTGATCACCCAGGCAGACACCAGAGCACCCTGgttcctgccctgtgccctcctCTACAACGACACCAGTGTCTGCATCAGCAGCCCCTACTCTGGGATCGTCAACATCTCCGAGCTGGCG GTGGAGCCACTGACCCTGAGACCAGGACCCATCTATGCAGTTGATCCTGACTACACCATAAACGAGAAGATCGTGTACAGCATCGTTGGGG GGAACACAGATGAAGTATTCTCAGTGGATGCAGACACGGGGAATCTAACTATGAACAAAATAGTGACTTCCCCAGACTCCTTCCTCTTGCAAGTCATG gCCACCCAGGCCAACAACGTCCGGAAAAACTCCGTGGCCACCGTAGAGATAAAGGTCATCAACAAGAGCCTTTATCCCCCACACTTCGAGAGGGAGCTCTACAGCGGCACCGTGGTGGTTGGACTGGCCCCGAGGAGCTTTGTCTTCCAGGCTGGAGATCCTTCCACCCCCCTCACGATCACGGCAGCCGACGAGGACTTCCCTGAT AAATTCAACCCAAACATTGAGTACTACATCAAAAACAGCACCGATTTCATCGCAACCAGAGACGGACTCATCCTGACCAACGTGGTGCTGCAGTCCCCAGGAACTGTGTCCATCGAG GCTGTTGGAAGAGATGTGTTGAGCCTGCAGGAGGCAAGCACTGTAATTGAGGTGGAGGTCCTGCCAGCCACAG ATGAAACCTCCTCTGATAAGATGTACTCTGCTCAGGACATGGCTATCCTAGGGGGCACCTTAGCAGCACTGCTCTTAATTGTCTTGATCTTCCTTGGAGTGCTGGTATGGAAATCCAGTAAATGGTATGGAAAACCTGTCAAACACCTGCTGAAGAAGAAG CTCTCCAAGGAAGTCTCTGGGGGCCACCACAATGAATATTACCAGGAATATGAATACCCAGACGTGAGCACCACACAGGATAAGACACCAGAAAATGGCAGCGTCCGGTCGGAGACTGgtgtgctggagcagccagcacctcccctgccctcccgcAATGCAGGGGAAACTGAGAGTCTCTCAAGGGCTTCTACAGCCTCCAGCACCATCTCCAaccagggagagaaagaggaagaagtggaaGAAGAGACCAGACAGGAGAAAGAGGTGAAGTCCATCCTGAAGACAGACAGGCACGTGGGAGATGATGGCTACAAAGCTGTGTGGTTTAAGACCGATGTGGAtccagaggctggagagagggtTGAAGTGATTGAGAACAATGCAGCAgcagatgatgatgatgatgacagtGACCAAGATCTGCGGaagaatgaggaggaggaagaagattCTCACCTGGATGATCAGCACAGAGGGCTGGGACTGTCCTTCGCCTCAGAGAGCTCCTCACTCCCAGCTGCAGAGGAGACAGTCAATGTGTCTTATATGGatgcagtgacaggagaagAGTCTGAATTATAA